A stretch of the Cydia amplana chromosome 6, ilCydAmpl1.1, whole genome shotgun sequence genome encodes the following:
- the LOC134648896 gene encoding rRNA methyltransferase 3, mitochondrial, whose amino-acid sequence MSVTNLHRIAVQLVARHPVLDTARSYSRWAHRNPAKVILPYEPNSEVSLKKEKVISLDPDKFNKLKENKKEKIAVTNGSQNETSHKLTPEKSKEIKQKRDELMKKRKFYLSQAKVFDDNNEIMYEKLKDNDGWLSSLLVKLKSKKDKMRSGQILVEGWRLIVDGLEAKCPLKYIIFSNTEDLHHLRPFLPKTGVKLFKTSYKEMSIWSNVETPPGIFGIFETPTPQTVKMLSKPLPMQIICDQVREPGNLGAILRVAVGSGCEKVLLTNGCVDVWDHKVVRSGAGAHFRLPIYTSLDWEDLPKRLPKHTSVVIADSNAKFDLDVDLTDEGTVQGTLPVLPYYGVDYSSLGHVTLIIGGETEGISEDSYRLAATQNGLRLNIPLQRGVDSLNTGMAAAVIAFEIRKQFIQAFRQAKDDKQTVQVT is encoded by the exons ATGTCCGTAACAAATCTACACCGTATCGCTGTTCAGCTAGTTGCCCGGCATCCAGTTCTCGATACAGCAAGGTCTTATAGCCGATGGGCTCACAGGAATCCAGCCAAAGTAATCTTACCTTACGAGCCAAATTCAGAAGTAAGTTTGAaaaaggaaaaggtaatttcctTAGATCCTGACAAGTTCAATAAactaaaagaaaacaaaaaagaaaaaattgcAGTAACAAACGGTTCTCAGAATGAAACATCACACAAACTAACTCCTGAAAAATCAAAAGAGATAAAGCAAAAACGCGACGAATTAATGAAAAAGAGAAAGTTTTATCTAAGCCAGGCAAAAGTGTTTGATGATAACAATGaaattatgtatgaaaaattGAAAGACAATGATGGATGGTTAAG ttcccTTCTTGTCAAATTAAAATCAAAGAAGGACAAAATGCGCAGTGGACAGATCCTGGTAGAGGGTTGGCGATTAATAGTTGATGGTCTCGAGGCTAAATGTCCTCTTAAGTACATTATCTTTAGTAACACAGAAGATTTACATCATTTGAGACCATTCTTACCGAAGACTGGAGTGAAATTATTCAAGACTTCTTATAAGGAGATGTCAATATGGTCTAATGTGGAGACACCTCCTGGAATATTTG GTATTTTTGAAACACCTACACCACAAACTGTAAAAATGTTGTCCAAGCCCTTACCAATGCAGATCATATGTGACCAAGTTAGAGAGCCAGGCAACTTGGGGGCCATATTAAGAGTAGCGGTGGGCTCAGGTTGTGAAAAAGTATTGTTGACAAACG ggTGTGTTGATGTGTGGGACCACAAAGTTGTAAGAAGTGGCGCTGGCGCTCACTTTAGACTACCAATTTACACATCTCTAGACTGGGAAGACTTGCCTAAACGGCTTCCAAAGCATACCTCAGTAGTCATCGCAGACAGCAATGCAAAGTTTGACTTGGATGTTGATTTAACTGACGAGGGAACTGTGCAAGGCACACTACCTGTTTTACCTTATTATGGAGTGGATTATTCTTCCTTAGGTCATGTGACTTTGATAATAGGTGGAGAGACTGAGGGCATTAGTGAGGATAGCTACAG gTTAGCAGCTACCCAAAATGGTTTGCGACTCAACATCCCCCTACAAAGAGGCGTCGACAGCCTGAACACCGGCATGGCGGCGGCGGTCATCGCGTTTGAAATCCGAAAGCAATTCATACAGGCCTTTAGGCAAGCTAAAGATGACAAACAGACTGTCCAAGTAACTTAA